GGAGTCCAGCGAGATGAGAAAAGAGGATAATTAAGGGCATCTCCAATCTGCAAATTTCTCCTGCATCCGTCCGTGGAAAGGCGCGGGGCACCAATCCGTGAACACGAATGCGGGAGGACGACATTCAAGCATAGCCGCATACATTTCAATCCGCATTTTAACAAACCAGACGGAATTGATGCAAACCAGACGATATTCATCAATGTTCGGTTAGGAAATAACACAAATAATCTATAGATAGCATGTAAATTAAGTTTAGTACAAGAAGGTCTCAAACTCGATTGTTTAACAAGTTTTTTTTCAACGTATCATGTCGTCCCACATAACTGCCCCTTTAATTTCATCCAACGGTGTGCGTTACGTAAATACCCGTTCCTCTGTCATGCGGAACTCCAAGGGCGTGTGTGCAGACTACATATAATGTGTAGACCAACATTGAGGGAGTGAATCAACCGACAAGTTGAGACATAGGAAGTAAAACTTACAATCTCGTCATGTGCTGTGTGCACTGGCCACCTTGCCTCCAACTGACGAACCACGTTACAAAACTTGATGACGCTGATCTGCATAGCGTGCCAACGATACAACAACGATTTCACATTACTTGGTTGAATGATGTACATATCGTAGGGCACAATGTTCTTTCGTGCATGAAACGTTGCATGTAGTTGCCACCATAAGGGTTCCCCTCTGTCTACGAAATTCACGGATACGACGAGCCACGCATCGCACAACAACTCATCCTCTATGGTCAAGTAGCTCATCATCCTTCGAACTCTAAAAAACGACATAACATTTAAAAATAAGCCCAATGGCATTTAATCGAACACCTGTCGgacgtgctgactgccatggaagTCGGCGACAGGGGACAGAGTGTACGTGGATATAAACTGCTCCAGGCTGGAAAGCTCCGTTGTAACTGCTCCAGGCCGAGCGCCCTTCTGTTGCCGAGTTTTTCTTTTGTGACACTCGGCATTCCAACTTGCATGCCGAGCCCCTGATTTTTTACACTCGCCATGCATCAATAAACTAGGCGTACGTACAATGCTGTTCCTGCAGTCGATGGTTGTTTGGCTTGTGGAATTAGATAGTGATTTTGTGGGGTCTCCAGGTCCTCTCGCCGCCCTTGTTTTCAGCTTTTTCTTTCATAAGCAAATCACTTGTTGATTGAATTTGCCACCCTTGATATTTTGCCGATTTGGTGCTGATTTTTCTCCAGAGACGGTTGCTCAACTTTCCCATCGGGCGGATCTCCAGTTTGGGAAGTACGACGATGGTTTACCTCTATCTGATTTCCACGCATTTATATGATTCCTAGCTCCTCCCGATCCCCTTGATCTCAGGGATCATGATTTCCCTCCCACGAGATCCACTTCCAGGCTGAAACATGTACAGAGTCCTCCATACTGGAGCCTGAAATCTACTTCTCCACTTCTCTTGTCCAGTACGAGCATGGAGATGGTGACGAAGAAGAGAACGGCGGTGATTGCGTCCATGTCCGTGCTCCTACTCCTCATGCTGTCCAGGCCATCACATCAGCAGTCCTCCGAACACTCCTGCGACTGCTACCGAGACTGCTACTTAGGGTGCAAGCACGCCTTCCCGATGCTCTGCAAGGTCGTCTGTGGCGGCAGCTGCGATGAGAGGAATGACCCCGTGGCCGCCTGCATGAACGCTTGCACCACGGACTCCCTATGCGGCGTGCCGGCGGCGCCATCCGGTAAGAGGACCTCCTACCACCTTGCTTTATGGTTGCGTTCAAAGAGGCACACTCATGGAATATGTGTGCTATTTTTGCTGTTATTTTGTTCTGATGATCTTGTACATGCACTGCCATTTTGCATATGCAGGCGCCCCGGATTGTAGCCATGCGTGCAATGTGACGTGGGGTCGCCACGGACCGGCCAAGGTTCCTTGAAGATTGAAGATCTGGCAGATCATgggatcatatgatgttgaactgctgcaccaatgcaataAAATGTATTTGGCTTCGGTGCACTACTTGTGATTGTGAGGTAGTTTGTGAATCTTATAATAAAGCCGGTTATCGATGCAGTTTTGGCAAATCCCTCCTAATTTTGATTGTCTTTGATTTTACCTTGCTCTGTCGAGAGTgcaagagcaaaattgtctatctTGTTTTTGCAAGAGATAAGTGACGTGGAGGGTTAATATAACACGTAAAGAATTCAAACATTAGCAAAGTAATCCAAGCCTTGTGTGAATCTCAAGAATTTTTTTGGAAACAAATTCgtcaatttttttttttttttttgcgaaaacAAACAAATTCGTCAATCAGACACACAAAATGGGACATAAAGAGAATTTTGACGTTGGATTTGCCCGTCCTTATACAATGAAAAGAGAACAGTGAAAATGAACACAGGAAAAATACCAACTAAAAGGTACTAATTAATTGTACCAAACCATTATATCTTCGTTGCCAATTGACTAAGTGTCCACGAAACTAGATTACCGGGTGGACTGCAAAATAAGCTATTAATTCCTGCAACTCCACAACATAGCTGAGAACATGAAGGGTATATTTCCATGTGCAGTGGGAAACAAGCCATGTGCAATAAGGGAAGTATGAAAGAACATATAAATCACACTATGACTTGATAGACCATGACCAAAAATATCAATCAAAGGCAATGTTGCAACCTGTAGAAGTAGACAAAAGAAAGATCTACGACGCACAAGAGAGGCGGAGAACATAATAAATAGAAGACAAGGTAGCTAGGTGAAATCATGATGCGGCATGTATCTTTCATTTCTTTTTGCGAGCTCTAGTTCTTTGAGCTCGTGTTGGACCTTCAATTTTGTGAAACCTTTTTGCGTTAATAAAATGGCTGCGTGCATCGTCATGGTGCAGATGCCGGGGGCAATCCTCCTTTAAAAAAAAAGCTAGGTGAAAGAATGATGAAGTGAATGAAAATCTATTGAGGGGCGAGGGGCGGGAGGAAAGATGCAACACACACCCtgccatgaaagcatgatgaggaATAGCTAAGCAGACGGTCATAGAGAGAATCTTGGAGTCCTCGCTTGAAATTTGATAATtgagaagtggtagtaaaaaggGAACACATTTTTTAAACTGAGAATGCCGGGTAAGCCTACCAGAGCAGTTCATGTCAAAGACTAATTCTCCACAAATGAGTTAGCAATGTGAGGTTGCAAGTTGCAATTGCCGGATGAATCCCCAACATATCTCTCGTAACATCCGATCAAGTTATACAGTGCGTGTATGTTCATCTCCTCCAAGTGTCTTCTTTGATGCTTCGTGGTGTAGGCCTGAGAGTCCCTAGATGTCTTCTAGAAGACGGAACGTGTGCTGTGTTCGTGGTTTGTGGATGGCAGGTATGATTTCCTACTTCGACGTCTTAGTTGTGGTGGGCTGCCAGATCTGGAGTTCGATGGCGTGTCCGGGGTGTTGTCCCGGTCTGATTCATTCAACGACAAGGGCTTCACTTTTGATGAGCCACCTTGGAGGTCCGCAAAGCTGCATATCAGCGATGAAGCCGCGTCGAGCTCGGGTGAGAAGGTTATTCATTATTCTTTTATTCGATGGCTGTTGTGGTGGTGTCGCAGGCAGGTGACGGACGTTGGTGTCAAACTCAGAGatgttcttctatcttttcagttTTGTCATGTCGATCTTTATGTAACTTGTACTTTGATCTTTTTATGATATGAGTGAGACACATATTACCAAGCAAAAACAAAAGAGTCCCTAGATGTCCTAAGGCATTGTATCCATAAATCTAAGCAAGTCGACTCAGTCTATCCACACCCTCAAATGTGGTATCCATAATCACCAACAGTTCTAGAAGCTACCTCTGATGaaccacttatgcaaaattggaaACTAGATGTGTGTTATCAAAGAACTAGGAGTAACTTAGCGCCTCTGGGATATGGTCTGCACTTTATTCAAATCTTAGTATATAAACAAAAAAACATTAATATAAACGTAAGTtgtaaaatgaaaatgaaaatgaaaacatgACTTTCAAATAAATGATTATGTATCGTAGAAAAATGTTCATGTATCTACCACAAATAAGAAATATTCATGGACATGTAATAAAATGTTGACCCTACACGTGCAAATGTTCCTATAGAGTCATGAATTGTCCAGTGTCATAGATAAACATACCTTTTATAGTAATGCTTCGTGAAATTTTCATATATTTTACAGAAATATTCGTGACTAACAAATAAATGCTCTCATAGAATAAACGTTCACTTATTTGAAAAACTAAATGTTGAATGTCTAAAAGATGTTCATATATTTACCATAAAATAAAgggaagaataaaaataaacttCCAAGATAATtaaatcaaatcaaatcaaataatAAATTTAAAAGCTGAAAGGGAGAAAACTTAgcgaaaataaaatacaaataaattagtaaaaataaaatacaaataaagTGTGAAAAGGAATGGACATATgaaacaaataataaaaatgGAGAAATAAAATTATAAAATGGGTGGAGATAAAATGCACTCAACCCATTGAGTTGGGCCCATCATAGGAAATGTATAGGTGGTGACTCCATATTCGTCGCAATAAGCAGGGAACAGAAAGACTTCATTTTTCCTAGATAATAGATTCGTATGCAGTTACATTTCAGTGACAAAAATACATTTACAACCTACAAGCAGTTTCACAAAAGTACCTGACCAATTAAACGAAAAAAAAAATCGTACCATGCAGCATTCATTAACCCCATCTATGAGCAGGTTGAGAGAAGAAACACATCATGTCCCCGCACTGTATGTACACTTTTAGGGACCGCGATATCAAACACCTGACACAATGAAGGGCACATGCACATATAGTATCATCTTCTGTACATTCCATTCATCGAAGATTTTTCTAACTGGAGTTATGAAAGAATTAAAATTGAAAGATTAGCCAACTCGCTGAAGCATTAACTGTATCACACAGAAAGAAACTCCTAGCAACATTTCCACTGAGTAGATGCAAATTATGTGAAAAATagttgcaaattcaattcataggaTAGGAGGTGTCTTTCCAGGCAGATATTTCACATATATATCCAGCCACTTAAAGTAGTAATTTTCCCCTTACTGCTACTAGACAACAAGTGATTAAACATACATaccaaaaaacaaaaaatcaCCGATATGTGTGTCATCTGTCATCCCATATAAACAGCAGTGTATGGAAACTGCATTCGGTTTTGTTTCTACATCAGCACAAGCAGCTTCAAAAGGGCTTATCTGGGGAAAAGAAAGATGAGCAGGGCGTACTAGTCTGACCCGTTTATGTTCCAATGTTATTTCCCCACTTCGCTGAGCAAATGAATATCACAGAGGACACTCCAACTTAAAAGTAGCCCACGCTCTGTAACACTACACATACTAACAAGGCCACCACTCACCACAGcacttctcttctcttctcttgtcATAGCTtgtacgaggaagaaggagatcgaTGGAGGGGGAAAAAAGAGCGGCTGCTGTTGCCGCCATgtgcatgctcctcctcctcacgcTGGCAAAGCCATCCCACCAGCAGCTATCCGATGCCGTCTGCGAGTGCTACCGGCAGTGCTACGCCGGGTGCAAGGCCATCACCTTGCCGCGAGTCTGCAAGGTCGAGTGCGCCGGTGGCTGCGGTGGAGCTAACGGCAACAACAAGGTTGGATCCTGCATGATCGCCTGCGGCATGGACCCCGTTTGCGGCCTGTCAACGGCCGCCATCGGTAAGGCGACATTGCGGTCGCTCCTTTTGTGAGTTCGCATATTGCATGGACATTGACGGAACATGTGCTTGTTCCATTGTTCTGTTGACGCAAAGGAAAGAAGGATCATCTGTTCTGTTGTTCTGATGACCTTGTGCTTGCATTGTTGTTTTGTAGATCGAGCTGGCGCTGTGGCTTGTAACAATGAGTGCGAAAAGAGGTGGGGTGGCCATGGTCACGCCAACTAACAAAGATTTGAAGGGCTTGTTCATCTTTAAATAAGTAATAAAGATTGGAAGAGCAGGTCGATCATGGT
This genomic stretch from Hordeum vulgare subsp. vulgare chromosome 6H, MorexV3_pseudomolecules_assembly, whole genome shotgun sequence harbors:
- the LOC123406077 gene encoding uncharacterized protein LOC123406077, giving the protein MEGEKRAAAVAAMCMLLLLTLAKPSHQQLSDAVCECYRQCYAGCKAITLPRVCKVECAGGCGGANGNNKVGSCMIACGMDPVCGLSTAAIDRAGAVACNNECEKRWGGHGHAN